A stretch of the Salarias fasciatus chromosome 3, fSalaFa1.1, whole genome shotgun sequence genome encodes the following:
- the tnfsf12 gene encoding tumor necrosis factor ligand superfamily member 12 — MHRILQRRRVRKLRVVWVSLALLALSLAACSALFTAWTWRQTRDLSQSFKILQDRLEQVNTQRKAIVQLILEKRELLVGQRVKRDGGTLRGRNGSGKKAASHFEITKVSSQQVGEGGVIKGWEERTLNMTKAVRYNREQGTFTVEKTGVYFLFCQVLFNEQQSQYVKLDVVSGGQRPQKLQCMEGYGTTPSAGPHPFHFLKPCQVSGLLRLDRGTELQAVTGSAFRLHAVGSASASPHVFSIFRVN, encoded by the exons ATGCATCGGATTCTGCAGAGGCGGCGAGTGCGCAAGCTGCGGGTCGTCTGGGTCTCTCTGGCGCTGCTGGCTCTGTCCCTGGCCGCATGCAGCGCGCTGTTCACGGCGTGGACTTGGCGTCAGACGCGGGACCTGTCTCAGTCCTTCAAGATCCTGCAGGACCGACTCGAGCAG GTCAACACGCAGAGGAAGGCCATCGTCCAGCTGATTCTGGAGAagagggagctgctggtgggACAGCGGGTGAAAAGAGACG GGGGGACGCTGCGAGGGAGGAACGGGAGTGGAAAGAAAGCGGCGTCTCATTTTGAGA TAACCAAAGTCTCCTCTCAGCAAG ttggAGAAGGTGGCGTGATCAAGGGCTGGGAGGAGAGGACGCTCAACATGACAAAAGCAGTGAGGTACAACAGGGAGCAGGGCACCTTCACCGTGGAGAAGACGGGGGTCTACTTCCTCTTCTGCCAG GTGCTGTTCAACGAGCAGCAGTCGCAGTACGTGAAGCTGGACGTGGTGAGCGGCGGCCAGCGGCCCCAGAAGCTGCAGTGCATGGAGGGCTACGGCACCACGCCGTCCGCCGGGCCGCACCCCTTCCACTTCCTGAAGCCGTGCCAGGTGTCGGGCCTGCTGCGGCTGGACCGCGGCACCGAGCTGCAGGCCGTCACCGGCTCGGCCTTCAGGCTCCACGCCGTGGGCAGCGCCTCGGCCTCGCCGCACGTCTTCAGCATCTTCCGAGTCAACTGA